In the Lysinibacillus sp. PLM2 genome, one interval contains:
- a CDS encoding RNA polymerase subunit sigma-24 codes for MIDTEQLIQQAKSGDLSAFEDLIAQYIPTIERFAFQCGVPFHHIDDVTQEVCIKLYRFLHQYEGGKFTTWLYQVTLNVVRDDYRKQQTMHTKIAHYQKEAAQQLYEKFNLDFDEDLHQAIIQLDDNYKIPIVLFYFHELTYKEIAKVLHISMPNVKLRLLRAKKKLKSILEGNL; via the coding sequence ATGATTGATACAGAACAACTCATTCAACAGGCAAAGTCAGGGGATTTAAGTGCATTTGAGGATCTAATTGCACAATATATCCCTACCATTGAGCGATTTGCTTTTCAATGCGGTGTACCTTTTCACCATATTGACGATGTGACGCAAGAGGTTTGCATAAAGTTGTATCGTTTTTTACATCAGTATGAAGGTGGAAAATTTACAACTTGGCTCTATCAAGTGACTTTAAATGTTGTACGAGATGATTACAGAAAACAACAAACAATGCATACTAAAATAGCTCATTATCAAAAAGAAGCAGCCCAACAGCTTTATGAAAAGTTTAACTTAGATTTTGATGAGGATTTACATCAAGCCATTATCCAACTTGATGACAATTATAAAATTCCGATTGTACTATTTTATTTTCACGAGCTTACATACAAAGAAATTGCTAAGGTTTTACATATTTCAATGCCGAACGTGAAGCTTCGTTTATTACGAGCAAAGAAAAAATTAAAAAGCATTTTGGAGGGGAATTTATGA